TGTATTTCCTTTCATAGCACGTCTGGAAACCAAAGCCCACTTCCTCTCCGAGCCATACCTCAGACATACTCACTCCTCTCCTTTGGTCAATGCCAAGCCATATATGGGAGAAGGCAGAAACTCCAGAGCCAAACTCAGTGAACTGTTGGCTAGACTCATCTCCTCACAGAAAGGTGAgtttaaataaatgtaataaaaaatacggcctaccaaaaggcctccctGTGGACAATTTTGTCctataaaaatataggacaaaacaaacatcatgacaagagagacaacacaacactacataaaaagagacctataagacgagagagtgagtgagagtgtgtgagtgtgagcgcgtgtgtgtgtgtgtgtagagagagatgaaagagctCACATTGTTCTCTTCAAGTGAACATTTTCTGAAGTCCCTTTAGaacctgtctctatttctctggtTGCTATGACAGCGAGAGTGAGTTGAAGTCCCTTTAGaacctgtctctatttctctggtTGCTATGACAGCAAGAGTGAGTTGAAGTCCCTTTAGaacctgtctctatttctctagtTGCTATGACAGTGAGAGTGCGTTGAAGTCCCTTTAGaacctgtctctatttctctggtTGCTATGACAGCGAGAGTGAGTTGAAGTCCCTTTAGaacctgtctctatttctctggtTGTTATGACAGTGAGTTGAAGTCCCTTTAgaacctctctttctctggttgCTATGACAGTGAGTTGAAGTCCCTTTagcacctctctttctctggttgCTATGACAGTGAGTTGAAGTCCCTTTAGAACCTATCTTTTCTGGTTGCTATGACAGTGAGTTGAAGTCCCTTTAgaacctctctttctctggttgCTATGACAGTGAGTTGAAGTCCCTTTAGAACCTCTCTTTTCTGGTTGCTATGACAGTGAGTTGAAGTCCCTTTAgaacctctctttctctggttgCTATGACAGTGAGTTGAAGTCCCTTTAGAATCTATCTTTCTCTGGTTGCTGTGAGAGTGAGTTGAAGTCCCTTTAgaacctctctttctctggttgCTGGGAGAGTGAGTTGAAGTCCCTTTAgaacctctctttctctggttgCTGTGAGAGTGAGTTGAAGTCCCTTTAgaacctctctttctctggttgCTGGGAGAGTGAGTTGAAGTCCCTTTAgaacctctctttctctggttgCTGTGAGAGTGAGTTGTTGATCCAGATGGCTGGTGTTTGTGAAAATAAATCTGTAGTTTGTACATGTGTGAGCAGGTATATCTTTTCGGGTCTTTCCTTCTATCTTCTTAAATGTATCTGCTTTGTCAGTGATAGTATCTCTATAGACCCACatacagagagaacagacagagaacagatagagaacagacagagaacagacagagaacagacagagaacagatagacaacagacagagaacagatagagaacagacagagacaagacagacagtAGCAAGGGGCTACTGAAGACAGACTGTGCCGACAGTAAGACTAAAATGTTAACAGTTTAGAGATGATCTTATGGTGCTCTCAGATAGCATGTTATGGTGCTCTCAGATAGCATGTTATGGTGCTCTCAGATAGCATGTTATGGTGCTCTCAGATAGCATGTTATGGTGCTCTCAGATAGCATGTTATGGTGCTCTCAGATAGCATGTTATGGTGCTCTCAGATAGCATGTTATGGTGCTCTCAGCTAGCATGTTATGGTGCTCTCAGATAGCATGTCATGGTGCTCTCAGATAGCATGTTATGGTGCTCTCAGATAGCATGTTATGGTGCTCTCAGATAGCATGTTATGGTGCTCTCAGATAGCATGTTATGGTGCTCTCAGATAGCATGTTATGGTGCTCTCAGATAGCATGTTATGGTGCTCTCAGATAGCATGTTATGGAGCTCTCAGATAGCATGTTATGGTGCTCTCAGATAGCATGTTATGGTGCTCTCAGATAGCATGTTCTTGAATTGGAATACAAAAAGTAGCTGGCAATAACTTAATTATACCTTACTGAAGTTTAGAGTATTAGAGCTGTATTCTATAAGAGGTGCCGTTACACTCGAGCTCTCCAAGGTTCTAAGTCCTAGTGAGATAAACATCGATGTGCTGAGTTCAAGTCTTAAACTCAACAAGCCAGAGATTGTTTTTTACCATGAAATCATCACTAGCTATACATATAGTCTGTTATTACGTACATACCTCTACTATGTAAATGAGACAGAAACATGGTGAAGAGGGTGAAAGGTCAGATAAAGAGATGGagcacaaaagagagagagagataagcatgccagaaaaaaagagagagagatggagagagagagatggagagagagagataaagacggGTCattgaaagagatggagagagagagggagagataaagacgGGTCattgaaagagatggagagagagagggagagatggagagagggagagataaagacgggtcattgaaagagagggagagataaagacgGGTCattgaaagagatggagagagagggagatgagagggagatggagaaagagagagagagataaagacggGTCattgaaagagatggagagagagagggagatggagagagagagatggagagagagagatggagagagagagagatggagagagagggtgagagagagagagagagagagagagagagatggagagagagagagatggagagagagatggagagagagagagatggagagagatggagagagagagggagagatggagagagagcgagatggagcaGTGTAATTGTGCCTCTGAACCTCATTAGTAAAAGCTGTTATTAATTCTATAACCAGACGGAGGGTTGGGCTTAGAACACTggcctctgacacacacacacacacacacacacacacacacacacacacacacacacacacacacacacacacacacagagagagagagagatcattctgAGATCTGTGAAGTGCCTTGGCTCAAAGGGAGCATGTGAGAGGACTAGATGTAACATGCTTGACAGTTACACCTCCTacactgacagtgtgtgtgtgtgtgtgtgaggtagtgaGGGGAGTGATAAAAGCTCCACATTGACACTAACACCATGGATATTACCATCACACGCCAGTCAAACCACCACCATCAGATGTTACCAGTGTCAGCCTCGTCCTATGTTACCATCACACCAGTAAAAGATTTTTAAAAATGGTGTTTATAGCTCTCCTTCTTTCgctttcctccctccccccctacctttctccctcctccctccctgctccctctagGTTACATCAGTGGGAACTCAACAGTGAACAGCAGAGCCAGCGGTCTCAGTGCTAACCACCTGATAAAAAACAGAGACTACACCGGGTGGATGGACTTTGGCCGCCGCAGCGCAGAAGAAAACGAGCACTCCTCGTAGAAAAGTAGTCCCTCCCTACAAGAAAAGAACAAGTCACTGTCTCGTCATGAGAGTGTATTTATTCTGTATTTGATGTACATTTGTTTGTAAACACTATATGATGCAATATACAGCATCTACAGTGACAAGAAAAAGTTGGTGAACCccttggaattacctggatttctgcataaattggtcatcaaatttgatctgacacagcgtgcttaaactaataacacgcaaataattgtatttttcttgtctatattgaatacataatttaaactttcccagtgtaggttgggaaaagtatgtgaacccctagactAATGACTTCTCctaaagctaattggagtcaggagtcagctaacctggagtccaatcaatgagacgagattggagatgttggttagagctgccctgccctataaaaaccACTCAAACATTTtttgtttgctattcacaaggatcattgcctgatgtgaaccaagcctcgaacaaaagagatcttagAAGACCTAATATTAAGaatggttgacttgcataaagctggaaagtgatataaaagtatctctaaaagccttgatgttcattagtccacggtaagacaaattgtctataaatggagaaagttcagcactgttgctactctccctaggagaggccgtcctgcaaagatgactgcaagatcACGGCACAGAATGCTCAACgaagttaagaagaatcctagagtgtcagctaaagatttACAGACATTTCTGGAAcgtgctaacatctctgttgacgagtctatgatacgtaaaacactaaacaagaatggtgctcatgggaggacaccacggaagaagtcactgctgtccaaaaaaaccattgctgcacgtctaaagagcacctggatgttccatattttgctactggcaaaatattctgtggacagatgaaactacagttgagttgtttagaaggaacacacaacactgtgtgtggagaaaaaaaggcacagcacaccaacatcaaaacctcatcccaactgtaaagtatggtggagggagcatcatggtttggggctgctttgctgcctcggggccttgacagcttgctatcatcgacggaaaaggGAAtttccaagtttatcaagacattttgcaggagaatgttaggctatctgtctgccaatcgaagctcaacagaagttgggtgatgcaacaggacaacgacccaaaacacagtagtaaatcaacaacagaatcgcttcaacagaagaaaatacaccttctggagtggcccagtcagagtcctgacctcaacccgattgagatgctgtggcatgacctcaggagagcagttcacaccagacatcccaagaatattgctgaactgaaacagtattataaagaggaatggtccaaaattcctcctgaccattgtgcaggtctgatccgcaactacagaaaatgtttggttgaggttattgctgcaaaatggagggtcaaccagttattacatccaagggttcacatacttttcccaccttgcactgtgaatgtttacacggtgtgttcaataaagacatgaaaacgtatcattgtttgtgtgttagtagtttaagcagactgtgtttgtctattgttgtgacttagatgaagatcagataaacTGTTAagactaatttatgcagaaatacaggtaattccaaagggttcacataccttttcttgccactgtacatctGCCACATTTAGCAGAACGGCTATTTAATGTTCTGGGTTTCTGTCCTGGCTTTTTGTCTGTTTATGGTTTTGGAGGGAATTGTATGGAATATAAAAAGGTCAGGTGTGTCTGGAAAGAGATTTATAGTTCTCAGTGAGACAAACCTGGATCAATACCTGGTCAGGTGTGGATGGAAAGAGATTTATAGTTCTCAGTGAGACAAACCTGGATCAATACCTGGTCAGGTGTGGATGGAAAGAGATTTATAGTTCTCAGTGAGACAAACCTGGATCAATACCTGGTCAGGTGTGGATGGAAAGAGATTTATAGTTCTCAGTGAGACAAACCTGGATCAATACCTGGTCAGGTGTGGATGGAAAGAGATTTATAGTTCTCAGTGAGACAAACCTGGATCAATACCTGGTCAGGTGTGGATGGAAAGAGATTCATAGTTCTCAGTGAGACAAACCTGGATCAATACCTGGTCAGGTGTGGATGGAAAGAGATTTATAGTTCTCAGTGAGACAAACCTGGATCAATACCTGGTCAGGTGTGGATGGAAAGAGATTTATAGTTCTCAGTGAGACAAACCTGGATCAATACCTGGTCAGGTGTGGATGGAAAGAGATTTATAGTTCTCAGTGAGACAAACCTGGATCAATACCTGGTCAGGTGTGGATGGAAAGAGATGTATAGTTCTCAGTGAAACAAACCTGGATCAATAAAAGTTGAGAATGTACAGTATTTTAACAGAAGTTcccaaagatacacacacacacacacacaaaagtatggacacacagATAACAACTTACACACGTGTCAACCATATAATATACTTGTGATATAACCTCAAGACTTTACACTAGAAATTAAAATAGTGAGCAGTGGCCCATTATAGCACATCAAGTTGGTAGAATACACAGCTCTACTCCTCTAGAACCACAGTCCTGCTGCTTTTCAGTTCTCTCAATTAACCAATTACTATCATTTATTAAATGATTAAGGCCATTGATTGGTCAGAGagtacacacacctggtttcccgGGTCTGAATCAGTCTCTGATTTAAAGGCAAGGATGAAAAACCAGTATCATGAATATTTAGGCCTGTGTATGCGCAGTgctgattttagcatgtacagttgaagtcggaggtttacatacacctaggtcaaatacatttaaactcagttttcacaattcctgatatttaatcctagtaacaatgctctgttttaggtcagttaggatcaccactttattttaagaatgtgaaatgtcagaataatagtagagagaatgattatttcagcttttatttctttcatcacattcccagtgggtgactccccgcaccaggcttcctgtgcgtgtcctcggcccagtaccaccagtgccagcaccacgcatcaggcctacagtgcgcctcgcctgtccagcgctgtcggagccctcctcctctccagcgctgtcggagtctcccgcctgtttagcgctgttagagccttccttctctacagcgctgccggagtctcccgcctgttcagaactgccagttagcatagagctgccagttagcatagtcAGAagtgtggtggttaatttctgtattatcaaatgaggagagacaatcTTATcgcacaagtcagagttataagTAAACTGAATCTTTATTAGTGAGAGCTCTGCAATAGCGGTGACTTGTCGACGAATCAAAACCTCAGATGATTAGTTGACAGAGCCCCAACACAAGGGCTACTGAGgtattttatagcaaagatccaccccctagTCGACATAACAAACCACCGATATTAGGAACAGTTCACAAAGTGAGACTTTAGAAATGAGAAAGGAGTATCCCGTAGCCAGATAGCATTCGCTATGAATTATCGTTCAGTTTAGCCCCTAAGACGAGGTTCCTATCTCGTTCCTGTTACTCCTAGCACAAAAACAGCAACTCGACCAATGGCATAAATCAATTGTCAACTCCAGACACTACCACACACATCCCCCAAAGCCAaaggagggagtgactggcacacaaaCATTGTGGAAACCAGTaattggttccccattaatcacaccatcccttcacatggtttagaataggtaaagacacattcacatatgaagacaatgttccctcctgttctcttctctttctgatattctgcatagcaccagggacatgtgaaagacaagcctgacctctcctctctctgggccccaggtgactgagccccaggtgactgagccccaggtgactgggccccaggtgactgggccccaggtgactgggccccaggtgactgggccccaggtgactgagccccaggtgactgagccccaggTGACCGGGCCCCAGGTGACCGAGCCCCAGGTGACCGGGCCCCAGGTGACCGAGCCCCAGGTGACCGGGCCCCAGGTGACCGGGCCCCAGGTGACCGGGCCCCAGGTGACCGGGCCCCAGGTGACCGGGCCCCAGGTGACCGAGCCCCAGGTGACCGAGCCCCAGGTGACCGAGCCCCAGGTGACCGAGCCTCAGGTGACCGAGCCCCAGGTGACCGGGCCCCAGGTGACCGAGCCCCAGGTGACCGGGCCCCAGGTGACCGGGCCCCAGGTGACCGAGCCCCAGGTGACCGAGCCCCAGGTGACCGAGCCCCAGGTGACCGGGCCCCAGGTGACCGGGCCCCAGGTGACCGGGCCCCAGGTGACCGAGCCCCAGGTGACCGAGCCCCAGGTGACCGAGCCCCAGGTGACCGGGCCCCAGGTGACCGGGCCCCAGGTGACCGGGCCCCAGGTGACCGGGCCCCAGGTGACCGAGCCCCAGGTGACCGAGCCCCAGGTGACCGAGCCCCAGGTGACCGGGCCCCAGGTGACCGagccccaggtgactgagccccaggTGACCGAGCCCCAGGTGACCGGGCCCCAGGTGACCGagccccaggtgactgagccccaggtgactgagccccagctAAGGGAAgaagtgcaactgccaacaccagagtcgaaagggatacattctaataacaagtatatcacataagcatattatgcagataagacatcttaattatctatgttacccaactaattctgattcatccgccacagaagattacatacactcaattagtatttggtcgcattgcctttaaattatttaacttgagtcaaacgtttcaggtatccttccacaagcttcccacaatacgttgggtgaattttggcccattcctcctgacagagctggtgtaactgagtcaggtttgtaggcctccttgctcacacacgctttatcagttctgcccacaaattgaggttagagctttgtgatggccactccaatagcttgactttgttgtcgttaagccattttgccacaactttggaagtatgcttggggtcattgtccatttggaagacccatttgtgacccagctttaactttaactttaagactgatgtcttgagatgttgcttcaatatattcacataattttcccacctcatgatgccatctattttgtgaagtgcacaagtccctcctgcagcaaagcacccccacaacatgatgctgacccCTGTGCTTCAAGGTTTGGattgtgttcttcagcttgcaagcatcacccttttttctccaaacataacaatggtcattatggcaaaacagtttgatttttgtttcatcagtccagaggacatttctccaaaaagtatgatcattgtccctatgtgcagttgcaaaccgtagtctggcttttttatggcagttttggagtggcctttcaggttgtgtcgatatagaactcattttactgtggatatagatacttttgtaccggtttccaccagcatcttcacaaggtcctttgctgttgttctgggattgattttaacttttcgcacc
This genomic window from Oncorhynchus clarkii lewisi isolate Uvic-CL-2024 chromosome 32, UVic_Ocla_1.0, whole genome shotgun sequence contains:
- the LOC139392211 gene encoding cholecystokinin-like, giving the protein MTAGLCMCVLLVVLCTSCSGRSHFSPPLQEGSPALPPPSEARLETKAHFLSEPYLRHTHSSPLVNAKPYMGEGRNSRAKLSELLARLISSQKGYISGNSTVNSRASGLSANHLIKNRDYTGWMDFGRRSAEENEHSS